Within Ovis aries strain OAR_USU_Benz2616 breed Rambouillet chromosome 3, ARS-UI_Ramb_v3.0, whole genome shotgun sequence, the genomic segment GTATAGTATCTTTGTAAATTTTTTCCACTTTAAGCATAGTCACAGGACTGTAAAGGATTAAAGAACTCTGATCTGCATCTTTGCTACTTCTTCCTTAGAGAATTCCTTCAGATAATATAAGAATCAAGGCTAACATTTCCTAAAACTTAACTTTAAGAAGAAAAGGCTTTTCTAACATTTTAACAGATTAAATgctatattattaaatatttagattttgATTGAAGTCGCTTTTCTGAAAGCGTGAATATTTAGTTTGGGGTTAAGATAAAGATTGTTTAACAATTGGCGAGTGTAAGTTAAATGACATCCAAATTTTAGTAATTTCATTACGTTTTAATCAAGAAtcaataatttctttttgttaaatatGTTGGTATCATAATTGTAGTCTGTAAATTTTCTTAGAGTCTACTATGATTACTGATGTATATATGATTTTTTCTTGATAAGACctttaagttttataattttcagttgaGATAATGTCTAAGCTTTAGGTTATTCTAAGAGTTAGTGTTTCTAAATTTGAAGGAACCATTTTCAGTTGGTAGCATcacttcttgatttttctttttaattaaaggagATACATTGATAAATACATATATTGAGAGATTCTCATGATAGTCAGGTATTGTCTGTAGATTCTGCAACAGTGCTTGATTTAAAGAAGTTGTGTAGTAAATGTTGGCCTATTAAAATATTTGGTATAAAATTACAGCACTTTCTTTCCCTAATTTATACAGCTTAAATTTTTCCTGTTCCTTGAGTTTAGGGTAGTCTAACAGATTTTGCTGTAGAAAGAGTTAGCTACAAATTAAATGCATGTGTACCATAAGTATTTTTACATATTGAGAAGTGACTTGCATTAGttttcctctttcaccatcacCTCTTTGTCATTTTGACCCTAAGCACTTAATAAATCACTCctaaatttatcaaaatatgcTTATgtatactttaatataaaattatattgcaTGGCTTTCTGACTTGGGTTTTTGTTGTGAAAGTGCCTGTTTTGTTCATGTGTCCTGAGAGAACAAGCATTGTGACATACCTGGCTAACTTAAAAGCAGATTGCCTGCGAAGCACAATTTGAGTCCAATTTTTTGAGGTATGGAGTTTTAGCTATCATGGCTGGGTTTTTCACTCAATCTCAAATAATAGGGCTCTGGTTATTTTGCAGAGTATCTCTGAAGAATGGACAGAATTGCCCTGGCTAACTACAAGCTACGGTTCACAGTGGATAAATGTTGGCGTGCTTTTTTactttctgactttttaaaattttgcttttatatcttgTAGTTTCCAATCAATCTTATTGCTATTTTAGAATTTAGTATAAAATCTTATATAGAATAAGACTAAAGTGTGTGTCTAGTATTTTTCTTCAGTAGtttaacatttctgaaaatgtCAAGTTCTCAAAATTTACCCATAGTTCAGAAGGGGGGTGTGAACTgatctgagaaaatgaaaaaaattaattgagtTAGGGAATatacaactttttcattcttttagtttccagttttctattttaattttttaatgattaggTAGTATATAAGGTAGTATATAGTGTAAAATAGCAAATTATAAATTGCATGGTTAAAGAAAGCCATTCATTTAGTGTGCCAGTGAACCCTATAAATTAAGTAATTTATGTGAATAGCTGCTTTTACCatgcttaatatttaaaaatgtaaaaattttttgaagtggGAGGCAGTTTCtgtaaaatgtatacatatatatttaagaagtttttgatttgcatgtttATAAAATTAAGCCTCATTTGCTAATACATGATAAATTTTATAGAATAAAAGGTAAATTTGTATTAAAGGTTCATTTTAATGAAGATGAAACATGAAAATGAATTGTGTATGAAATTCTCACTTGATACCCAGAGGAAAGTTTGCAAACCTAAACTTCTGATTGTTTCTGATTTCAGAGATGCCCGAGTGGTAAAAGACATGGCGACAGGAAAGTCTAAGGGATATggctttgtctcctttttcaacAAATGGGTGAGCTCAATAAAAAGTGCATGTGCAatataagaaagaacaaaaatgttcttttcatttcagttattagtCATTTCTGTCATCTACCATTTGTTCATATCACTGATAATTAGTACTCTTACTAGAGGATACCTTCTTTCTCCTGTTCAATTATTTAGTcaacatttatttagcaccttgggcttccctggtggctcagatggtaaagaatccctctgcaatgcaggagactggggttcgatccttgggtcaggaagaccccctggagaagggagtggccacTCACTCaggtattgcctggagaatcccatgaacaaaggggtctggcaggctacagtccatgggcttgtaaagagctggacacaactgagcaactaagcacatgtatTTAGCACCTGATGCATGCAAAGTActgaggaaatgttttcagaatataaaaagtaGAGGTGTTTAAATCATCATCCAAAGATAGGATAGATATTGAGTATCTCATAtatatttgatttgttttctcCCTGTTTTATATTCGCATGTTAATGTAAAAGTAGCTAATAAAATGTTCCAGTGGATcagaatttttctaaaaagagtatattaatgtatttgaaaatgtctCATCATTTCCTTCATTCAGTAAACACTATTGAACATGAATTTGCATAGGCTTGCAGTTTCTGAGTTttgcagagaaaaggaaggatagcATTGTTTAGAGGTTATAGAGAAGGAAAGGCTTATGTTTATGACAGCTGTATAAAATCTTTGGTATGTTCTCCATACAATGTAATACTGTGCTGtttacaaaaggaaaatgaatgaggAACCTCTGTAAGTACTGGTTATGGAAGGATTTCCATGGGATATTGTCAGGTAAAAAAACTTTGTGTAAAAAATAAGAGAGTATATTATATGTGTATGCatggcagggggcagggtgggggtgatTTCTTTTCCCCCTGCATCCCCCCTGCAGAGATTAACAAGACACTTGTAAGGTTTCCTGTTTGTGGGCTAGGTAATGAGAGGCACATGGGCAGGAGGGCAAGACACTTCTAGCTGTATTGTACTATGTGAAGTTTGAACCTTGTAAATATATTACTAATTCAAGTAAATAGGTTTTTTAGTGTGATAACTCAAGATTCCAAACAATTAAATGCAGAGATATCACACTTCTAAAAATATAGGGGTGGATGGTAGCAGAATTTATATGCATTAATCCTGGATTATACACTCAGGTTTCATTAAcctttaattttattgtattgCCTCTATGTTACGATTGTTTGCCAGTGATAAGTgcaaaaatactgtattttttggGCAAGAGTGCCTTAGAATGAGCCATTAAAATTTTTGATACtatgaaatgtattttagaaaGGATTTTCTTTAGTAAAGGGAATATTTGAAATAGATATCATTTCTTGATAACTTCAGGTGAAACTTATCAGCATCATTTATTGTACCAGTTccttctgagtttttaaaaacatctgtttGCAGTTATGCCAACTAGTGTCAAACTGTCCTATATTTTCTAGTTCCTGTGTCTGCTCATATTGAAACTAATGTCTGGTTATTCCTCCCTATCCAGATATTCACTATAACAGCCAGCTTGcagccattttacttttccagaattgacttttcaaataaaaaatcagCCCTAAAAATGTTAACatggcctttttctttttaaattaatgtctgtgctgggtctttattggtGCAAgagggctttctgtagttgtggagagtgggggggCACAACTCTTTGTTGCGGGCCCTCGAGCACACAtatttcagtatttgtggcacacgggcttagttgctctgcagcatgtgaagtcttcctggaccagggatcgaacccatgtcctctacattggcaggtggattcttacccactgcaccacctgggaagtccttaacATGGCTTTTAAGTTAAGGCAAAAGAAGGTAAAATGCACTGTAATTGTGTGTCAGCTGTTCGCATAGTGGCATCGTATCTTTCAATCAGATTCTAACTATCATCTTCCtttcatgaagtgaaagtgtcttCTCAGAAGCAGGTATTAATCTAAGAGGTTAGGAAAAATCCGTATATTAGAAGAAAAACTGCAAATGGTAAAGCATATTGAGAGGTGAAGATGTAAAAGCTGTCATGTATGGTCCCATCTACTAGATGtaaaaggagatgaaaaaataaaaactatgagaCTGTAACTAGTTCTTAAAGCTTTACTGTTAATCCCAGCATAATATTTAGGGAAGGTAGAAGAATACCTCATGCAATGAATTGACAGTCACATTTACTTTAAAGGGTTGATAAATAGGTTGTCAATGTTTTGTAATACTTGGTGATAGAGGTTGAGCTCTTTGGGTGGAGTAAAAACTCATTTTTTTGCATTTGGGATTATGGAATATATTCCCCTGCTATATGTCACTATTTAATGCAGAGTTAGTATGAAAGTCAGATATAGCAGAGGATGTCCATGTGTGACCTCTGTAGTCACCAGACGTGGATTATAATCCTGACAATCATCACAGTTTGATTTtcccaaatttatattttagtttttataaatttGTGCTATGTGCTTGGCAGGCATTCTCTGGTGTTGCAAAGTGCTACAGCGCTGATTGCAGTTGCCCCTGGCTCCCTTGCCTCTCCTGTGTTGTGTGTCCTAGGCAAACTCCAGTACTGGTTGAACATACCTCCCTGCCTACTCTGAAGTAACTGAGTGTTGCTAGAGAGAAACTGAGTCAGCTGGTTTCACTTCTAATTTAGCAGTTACACATAGATAAACACATGGCTCTGTCTTTGTAAACCTGTGTTTCTCTAGTAAAATTGATTTCCTGTTCTTTGAAAAACTATTTTCATGCTCCCTCATTTTTCCTCAGATATTCCTCGCTCTTTTTCTCCATCATCACCCTGAGCTTCAAATGAGAAAGTAAAAGCTATCACACAGAAATGCCCTCAGCTTTCTACCACCAAACCTACATTAAATACTCTcacctcctccctcttttctGCTGTTGCAGTGGAAGAAGTCTTTCCTCCACTGTAGTTGTATATGAGCATGtgattatatttgttttctaggGCTGCTGTATCACAGTAGCTGAGTGAGTTAGAACAAGAAAAAGATTCTCTATGTTCTAGAGGATAGAAGTCTGGAATCAGGTTGTCATCATGGCCATGCTCCATCTGAGGACGCTGGAAGTGTCCTTCCTGCCCTCGTTAGTTTCTGGTGGTAACTGGCAGTCCTCGGCATCCTTGACTTGCAGCTGCATTGCTCCAGTCTCTACCTTTGTCTTCACACACGACCCTCTTTCCTCTGTATGTGTCCTTGTTAACTTCTCATCTTCTTACAACAGCCCTTCTTTAAAAGGGCTCACCCTAACTTGTATTACCACATCTTAACTAATAcacctgcaaagaccctatttcaaATGCAAATGAGGTCACTTTCACAGTTACGAGGCTGGATAGATAGGACTTCATATAAATTTAAGTGACAGTTCATCCAACAACAGATAGTTGTTAAACATCTTACAGAGTTCAGACTGGTTAGTGTGGaaagcaatatttgttttttcaagAATCATTTCCTTTTTACGTGTCTTAAGAACACTTTTAGCCTTAAATTTACCTGTTGTTTTGTGCTAGGTTAAGCGCACATTCGACCAAAGCTGAACCCCACGTCCTTTTCAGTCTACTCTTACGTTGGCTTTATTCTTACTCTACACCAAGCCTACTCTTTTCAGGTTCACCTATTGATTTCTGCTTGCTTGGCTCTCTGACAGTACATTGTTGTGGGTTTCTTCCTTCATCACCAGCTATTCCTTCTTGGTCACCTTAGCTCGCGATTTCTCCTTTATCCAGTTCTcacattttgctgtttttcagGGCTCTATCGTAGGacgctttcttttctctccagtcTTTCTTCGTGGCTCTGAACCTTCTATCTGCAGCTCCATTTACTTCACACTTAACTAACAAATTATCTTCGTTTAGCTGTCTTACACATATCTGAAACTTAATGTGTCTTAAATAATCGTTTCTTCCTCAAACTTGTTCCTCcgctgcctcccaggcttctcatttCCGTCAGTACTAGCACCGTCCTCCCTGCTGCCCAAGCAGGAGCCTAGGAGTTGGCTTTGATTCCTGCCCTTTTAGTTACTGTGCACAcggccccccccccacccccattctatTGACTCTTCCTTTAGGTTACATCACTGCTACTGTATTAGTCCTGGTCACCgacattcttttttaatctgaATATTACATTAGTCTTATAAAGTGTCTTTTTACTGTCTTATCTCCCCCAAACTGTTCTCCTTAAAACATAAGGATGGCCTTCTTAAGACATAAATTGGATCATGATAATCTCTTACTTAAAATAATCAGTTTTTTCTTCTCACACTTTTCCTTTTGGCACACTAGATTCCAGTGATACTAGTTGTGTTTCACATGCTTCTTTTAGATGTGTGCCAAACTCTTGCCTGCCCTAACATACTTGCAGTGGTTTTCCCTCTACCAGGAACACTCTGGGTTTTTGACTTTTCTAGCTCCTTTTCCTCAGCTTAAAAGTCATTTCTAAGAGACCTTCCCTAATTGTGCTGCCCTAAGGTagattcttcttttttcaatataaatttatttgttttaattggaggttaattactttacaatattgtattggttttgccatacatcaacatgaatccgccacaggtatacacatgttcccaatcctgaacccccctccctcctcccgccccgtctgggtcatctcagtgcaccagccccaagcatcctgtatcatacatcaaacctggactggtgattcgtttcatatatgatattatacatgtttcaatgccattctcgcatatcatcccaccctctccctctcccccagagtccaaaagactgttctatacatctgtgtctcttttgatgtctctcatacagggttatcgttatcatctttctcaattccctatatatgcgttagtatactgtattggtgtttttctttctggcttacttcactctgtataattggctccagtttcatccacctcattagaactgattcaaatgtattctttttaatggctgagtaatactccattgtgtatatgtaccacagctttcttatccattcgtctgctgatggacatctaggttgcttccgtgtcctggctattataaacagtgctgcgatgaacactggggtatacgtgtctctttcaattctggtttcctcggtgtgtatgcccagcagtgggattgctgggtcataaggcagttctatttgtagtttttaaggaatctccacactgttctccatagtggctgtactagttcgcattcccaccaacagtgtaagtggGTTCCCTAAGGTAGATTCTTATCCCTGTATCTCAGCATGGCATATTCTTGCTCTCAGCCTTTTGTTTCTGTCATGGCACTTACCATAACTAATAATTACTTTATTTGTCCCCTCCAAAAAGTGGAAGCTCCCTGGCAGCAGAGaccgtgtctgcctctttgactGTATTCCCAGCACTTGACGTTAACTGCTGTCTAGAACATGATGACTGCTCAGTATTTACTTGTTAGATGAATGAGTAATCAAATGCTGTTGTTGAAAGCTTGTTGGATTGTATAAAGTGAGATTTTCATCCATAATAGTCTGGGTTGTTGGGTGAACTTGACAATGGCTACCTCACAGGGGCTTTTGGGCTCGAGTCTTTCAGGTGATTAAAATtcccacaggacttccctggtggtccagtggctgagaatctgagctcccagtgcagggggcccaggttcgatccctggtcagggagctggatcccacatgctacaactaagacccagagcagccagataaataaataaaattttaaaaataaaataaaattcccaaAAGCCCTTATGAGGTAAAAGAAAGACAATTTAAAAGCAccattgtaaaataaataaaagcaccaTTGTATTTTAGGAAAGCTGTCATATATTGTGTATATCATAAAGTATTCCATTAAGAAAACATTTGTGGAAAGCAACCATGAGTTTTCTCTTTTGCAAACAGTTGTTTAACTTCAACTAACAGTGGCTTCTTTGTCATTTCTAATGTTGTGTGGAACAGGATGCTGAAAACGCCATTCAACAGATGGGTGGCCAGTGGCTTGGTGGAAGACAAATCAGAACTAACTGGGCAACCCGAAAGCCTCCAGCTCCAAAGAGTACATATGAGTGTAGGTgtattggagaagaaaaggaaatgtggAATTTTGGAGGAAAAACACTAGATTTTAAATGTTAGAGCTGTTCCCGGAGACTTATTGCAGAAATAGATGAGAAGCAAATCAAGACTACTGTTCAAAAATGtacttagttttcatttttgtaattataaatattaagtaATATCTCTAATGTCAAGTCTCCTGTTAATTAGAGAATACTGAGTAATATTTAGACATTCTTCAGGGAGGTTTAATCCTCAATCAAATTGTAATATGTATTAAACAAGCATTTTGATCAAGATAAATATTACCATTACAGTAGTATAGTTAAtattgctttcctctttctgaacattttatgaactaaaaatattaaacttTTCTCCCCAGCAAACACCAAACAGCTATCATATGATGAGGTCGTAAATCAGTCTAGTCCAAGCAACTGTACTGTGTACTGTGGAGGCGTCACTTCCGGGCTAACAGGTATGGGGACTTTACCTATGTGGCATCTTAAGGTTAATTTTAAAGTACTTGATATTTGTAGGATTTTAATGCGATATGGTTTTGGATTTTGTCTAACAGAACAACTAATGCGTCAGACTTTTTCACCATTTGGACAAATAATGGAAATTCGAGTCTTTCCAGATAAAGGATATTCTTTTGTTCGGTAggtgtggtttttaaaaaaacttttaccTCCAGATCATTTTTGAACTTATAACTTAgtggttttctttaaaatttactttggttatgaagaaatagaaatttctctAGCTTTTATTAAATTTGCCACAATAACTCCTTCCTTCTAATACAAAGGCAAATCATTTTCTATTAAGAGAATTTTctccaaaaaatgaaaacttaggcCATTTTATTCTCTTATATTAACTTCCTGTTTTACCTCAGGCCCAGTTtgattttttcaaatgttttatttataagtACCTTAAACAATTTATATTGTAAttcttaatattattataattgtaTTATCATTGTAATTGTAATATCATTGtaattcttaatattttcaataGGTTCAATTCCCATGAAAGTGCAGCACATGCAATTGTTTCTGTTAATGGAACTACCATTGAAGGCCATGTTGTAAAATGCTACTGGGGCAAAGAAACTCTTGATATGATAAATCCTGTGCAACAGGTGAGAGGGTTCTTGACTTTGCAAAGTAATGGCTGGACTAATAGGTATCTTTAAATGAAATTGTTAATGTTTCTAGCTACAGTGATGGCATATAGGGGCTCTTCCTACATGTATATTATAGTTCCAGAGTGATGGTTCATG encodes:
- the TIA1 gene encoding cytotoxic granule associated RNA binding protein TIA1 isoform X15 encodes the protein MQDHFHVFVGDLSPEITTEDIKAAFAPFGRISDARVVKDMATGKSKGYGFVSFFNKWDAENAIQQMGGQWLGGRQIRTNWATRKPPAPKSTYESNTKQLSYDEVVNQSSPSNCTVYCGGVTSGLTEQLMRQTFSPFGQIMEIRVFPDKGYSFVRFNSHESAAHAIVSVNGTTIEGHVVKCYWGKETLDMINPVQQQNQIGYPQAYGQWGQWYGNAQQIGQYMPNGWQVPAYGMYGQPWNQQGFNQTQSSPPWMGPNYGVQPPPGQNGSMMPNQPAGYRVAGYETQ